A single window of Arcobacter venerupis DNA harbors:
- a CDS encoding transporter substrate-binding domain-containing protein, which produces MFKIVIACLILLNILFASQKQNSNITENLSLSKEEQQWIKNNPVIKIAITNYWTQFENINTDVIKLLNKYGNLNIVLIKYETWKDAYNDSINGINSYGILNLSWSQEREDKYFYYTKAYNFTPSQLIVKKTNTDILSLNDLENKTVYTREKSIARKILEEEVPSSNIVDISDEISMFNNLSQSQKSEAIFDFVSDTDLINSFDLKIVKNIYNKYSEVSIGISKKHPELQNIINKIYEIIPKDELLELQNRIYLKEKKKTFISLNSQEKEWLDEHLIIKVGNEPDYAPWDFNRNNEPLGYSIDYIKLLASKLGVKIEFVQDSWGNLNKKLENKQVDLLHTMYKNNSKKGVLYTDKYKTVINAIYVHEDNTNIQSSKDLEDKTISIPKGDSILISIKDNFPNAKIIEPDGYVESLKNVALKRSDATILDMAVANYLKNEFTIPDLKIIDQIKFSSKNLVHSYRIGVRDDYPILVSLLNKAINSLTEEELQKLDEKWLLEPIQKKDQNSLNLSKEEQTWLNKKETIKFSVDPNWFPIEGINKETGKYQGMISDIIEKIKELSGMQFELIPTNTWSESIDLIKSKKIDMLSAVSVTPEKEKFLNFSHTSIELNDGVIMRSDAPFISSLEDLKGLKVGIPDGNGLEKTIKDKYPELSLIPIKGVKNSLEQLNSKKIDAYIGNLEVSSFLIFQESFFNLKIALSLNEKRAVKIAINKEYPKEAIQIINKALEKISPEELQTIKKRWIGIKLEDKTDYSLIWKFSAAFISIVLLFAYYNRKLKLLVAKKTAQLQSLLESFDTNVIASRTDLKGNITYASKALCQISGYSNKELIGSSQNIVRHPDTKEEIFEELWQTITNGKIWKGELKNAKKDAGFYWLDIIITPEFDDNEEIIAFSVIGENITAKKEVEELSKNLEQKVEERTYQLKQNQEQMKFVSHYANLGFWTFNPQVGDLLVNDTFVQMLGYDANEVLIAGCENEMFKPFKDGLAFWEQLIHEEDREKTAENINAHINGETNLYKSEYRMKKADGSWMWSLDIGRVAQRDKDGKAIEFNGVNLDIQDAKNAQELISQNKLFLNSLLDSQEQIVITKEGKTLRSVNKKFLEFFDVKNINEFTKDYECICDKFVIDETNTYLQKDMKKLSWIEYVIKNSNKTNKVVMEKDNIQRIFSVTAAVMPIGDGTIKSAVFTDITELEFKKKQTDTILSSVLLPMIITSKKTRKIVYANTFAEEQYETTLDELIGLDIEVFYTSDNQRDTILAELNSKGILQNFETTFKTLKGKKFDAILSLVDISFGGEDCFLGVASDITQQKELQKEIESIHRHTRESIEYASLIQHALIPSNDLFRKYFSDYLTIWHPKDIVGGDIYLFEELRNDNECLLMVIDCTGHGVPGAFVTMLVKAIERQITSNIINSNEVVSPAKILSIFNRSMKHLLKQEDNESISNAGFDGGILYYNKKEKIVKFAGAETGLFYIEDEELKMIKGSRHSVGYKKSDANFEFKEFIIDVKDGMQFYLTTDGYLDQNGGDKSFPFGKKRFKKILEENYNLPFADQQEILLYDMQAYQGEEERNDDITIVGIKI; this is translated from the coding sequence ATGTTCAAAATCGTTATTGCATGTCTTATTCTATTAAATATTCTATTTGCTTCCCAAAAACAAAATTCTAATATTACAGAAAACTTATCTCTTTCAAAAGAAGAACAACAATGGATAAAAAATAACCCTGTAATTAAAATTGCAATAACAAACTATTGGACACAATTTGAAAATATCAATACTGATGTTATAAAACTTCTTAATAAATATGGAAACTTAAACATCGTATTAATTAAATATGAGACTTGGAAAGATGCATACAATGATTCAATCAATGGAATTAATTCTTATGGTATTTTAAATTTGAGCTGGAGTCAAGAAAGAGAAGACAAGTATTTTTATTATACAAAAGCTTATAATTTTACTCCAAGCCAATTAATTGTTAAAAAAACAAATACTGATATCCTATCTCTTAATGATTTAGAAAATAAAACAGTTTATACAAGGGAAAAATCAATTGCTAGAAAAATACTTGAGGAGGAAGTTCCTTCAAGTAATATCGTTGATATTAGTGATGAAATTTCTATGTTCAATAACTTATCACAAAGTCAAAAATCTGAAGCTATTTTCGATTTTGTTTCTGATACTGATTTGATTAATAGTTTTGATTTAAAGATAGTTAAAAATATTTATAATAAATATAGTGAAGTTTCAATTGGAATTAGTAAAAAACATCCTGAACTTCAAAATATTATAAACAAGATTTATGAAATAATTCCAAAAGATGAGTTATTAGAACTACAAAATAGAATATATCTTAAAGAAAAGAAAAAAACTTTTATCTCTTTAAATAGCCAAGAAAAGGAATGGCTTGATGAACATTTAATAATAAAAGTTGGAAATGAACCTGATTATGCACCATGGGATTTTAATAGAAACAATGAACCCCTTGGTTATTCAATTGACTATATAAAATTATTAGCATCTAAACTTGGCGTGAAAATTGAATTTGTTCAAGATTCTTGGGGAAATCTTAATAAAAAACTTGAAAATAAACAAGTTGATCTTTTGCATACAATGTATAAAAACAATTCAAAAAAAGGTGTACTTTATACAGACAAATATAAAACTGTTATAAATGCAATATATGTACATGAAGATAATACTAATATACAAAGTTCAAAGGATTTAGAAGATAAAACTATTAGTATTCCAAAAGGTGATTCGATATTAATTTCTATTAAGGATAATTTTCCTAATGCAAAAATCATTGAACCAGATGGATATGTTGAATCTTTAAAAAATGTTGCATTGAAAAGAAGTGATGCAACAATTTTAGATATGGCAGTTGCAAATTATTTAAAAAATGAGTTTACAATACCAGATTTAAAGATTATAGATCAAATTAAATTTTCTTCAAAAAATCTTGTGCATAGTTATAGAATAGGAGTTAGAGATGATTATCCAATATTGGTGTCATTATTAAATAAAGCTATAAATAGTTTAACGGAAGAAGAACTACAAAAATTAGATGAGAAATGGCTCTTAGAACCAATACAAAAAAAAGACCAAAATAGTTTAAATTTATCTAAAGAAGAGCAGACATGGCTAAATAAAAAAGAAACTATTAAATTCAGTGTAGATCCAAATTGGTTTCCAATAGAAGGAATCAACAAAGAAACTGGGAAATATCAAGGTATGATCAGTGATATAATCGAAAAAATCAAAGAACTAAGTGGAATGCAATTTGAACTTATCCCTACAAATACATGGAGTGAGTCAATTGATTTAATAAAATCAAAAAAAATAGATATGTTATCTGCTGTAAGTGTAACTCCAGAAAAAGAAAAATTTTTAAATTTCTCCCATACAAGCATTGAATTAAATGACGGTGTAATAATGAGAAGTGATGCTCCTTTTATCTCTTCATTAGAAGATTTAAAAGGATTAAAAGTTGGTATTCCAGATGGGAATGGACTTGAAAAAACGATTAAAGATAAATATCCAGAGTTGAGCTTAATCCCAATTAAGGGAGTAAAAAATAGCTTAGAACAACTTAACTCAAAAAAAATTGATGCATATATTGGAAATTTGGAAGTTTCTTCATTTTTAATTTTTCAGGAATCTTTTTTTAATTTAAAAATTGCCCTTAGCCTAAATGAGAAAAGAGCTGTAAAAATTGCTATAAATAAAGAATATCCAAAAGAAGCTATTCAAATTATAAATAAAGCATTAGAAAAAATAAGCCCAGAAGAACTTCAAACTATTAAAAAGCGATGGATTGGTATAAAACTTGAAGATAAAACTGATTACTCACTAATATGGAAATTTTCTGCAGCATTTATTTCTATAGTTCTACTATTTGCTTATTATAATAGAAAACTTAAATTATTAGTTGCTAAAAAAACAGCTCAATTACAATCACTTTTAGAATCTTTTGATACAAATGTAATTGCATCAAGAACTGATTTGAAAGGTAATATTACATATGCTAGTAAAGCATTATGTCAAATAAGTGGATATTCAAATAAAGAGTTAATTGGAAGTTCACAAAATATCGTAAGACATCCAGATACAAAAGAAGAGATATTTGAAGAGTTATGGCAAACAATAACAAATGGAAAAATCTGGAAAGGTGAATTAAAGAATGCCAAAAAAGATGCTGGATTTTATTGGTTAGATATAATTATTACTCCTGAATTTGATGATAATGAAGAAATCATTGCATTTAGTGTAATAGGAGAAAATATTACTGCTAAAAAAGAGGTTGAAGAATTAAGTAAAAATCTTGAACAAAAAGTTGAAGAAAGAACCTATCAATTAAAACAAAATCAAGAACAAATGAAATTTGTATCTCATTATGCAAATCTTGGATTTTGGACATTTAATCCTCAAGTTGGTGATTTATTAGTTAATGATACCTTTGTTCAAATGCTAGGATATGATGCTAATGAAGTTTTAATTGCTGGTTGTGAAAATGAGATGTTTAAACCATTTAAAGATGGTTTGGCTTTTTGGGAACAACTTATACATGAAGAAGATAGAGAAAAAACAGCTGAAAATATTAATGCTCATATAAATGGAGAGACAAATTTATATAAATCAGAATACAGAATGAAAAAAGCTGATGGCTCTTGGATGTGGTCTTTAGATATAGGAAGAGTTGCACAAAGAGATAAAGACGGTAAAGCTATAGAATTTAATGGAGTAAATTTAGATATTCAAGATGCAAAAAACGCCCAAGAACTTATATCACAAAATAAACTTTTCCTCAATTCTCTTTTAGACTCTCAAGAACAAATAGTAATCACTAAAGAGGGTAAAACTTTAAGAAGCGTAAATAAAAAATTCTTAGAATTTTTCGATGTTAAAAATATAAATGAATTTACAAAAGATTATGAATGTATTTGTGATAAATTTGTAATAGATGAAACAAATACTTATTTACAAAAAGATATGAAAAAACTAAGTTGGATAGAGTATGTAATTAAAAATAGTAATAAAACCAATAAAGTAGTAATGGAAAAAGACAACATTCAAAGAATATTTAGTGTAACTGCTGCTGTTATGCCAATAGGTGATGGTACAATAAAATCAGCAGTATTTACAGATATTACAGAACTGGAATTTAAAAAGAAACAAACTGATACGATTCTGTCATCTGTACTTTTACCTATGATTATTACTTCTAAAAAAACAAGAAAAATTGTTTATGCAAATACTTTTGCAGAAGAACAATATGAAACTACATTGGATGAATTAATTGGATTGGATATTGAAGTATTTTATACATCTGATAATCAAAGAGATACCATATTAGCTGAATTAAATAGTAAAGGTATTCTTCAAAATTTTGAAACTACATTTAAAACTTTAAAAGGTAAAAAATTTGATGCTATTTTATCTTTAGTTGATATATCTTTTGGTGGAGAAGATTGTTTTTTAGGAGTTGCAAGTGATATTACACAACAAAAAGAACTTCAAAAAGAGATTGAATCAATACATAGACATACAAGAGAATCTATTGAATATGCATCATTAATTCAACATGCTCTTATACCATCAAATGATTTATTTAGAAAATATTTTAGTGATTATTTAACTATTTGGCATCCAAAAGATATAGTTGGTGGAGACATCTATCTATTTGAAGAACTTAGAAATGACAATGAATGTCTTTTAATGGTAATAGATTGTACAGGACACGGAGTTCCAGGTGCATTTGTAACTATGTTAGTTAAAGCAATAGAAAGACAAATAACATCAAATATAATAAATAGTAATGAAGTTGTAAGTCCAGCGAAAATATTAAGTATTTTTAACAGAAGTATGAAACATCTCTTAAAACAAGAAGATAATGAATCAATTTCAAATGCAGGATTTGACGGAGGAATTTTATATTATAATAAAAAAGAAAAAATAGTTAAATTTGCAGGTGCAGAAACTGGATTATTTTATATAGAAGATGAAGAATTAAAAATGATAAAAGGTAGTCGACATTCAGTTGGATATAAAAAATCTGATGCAAACTTTGAGTTTAAAGAGTTTATAATAGACGTAAAAGATGGAATGCAATTTTATCTAACAACAGATGGATATTTAGATCAAAATGGAGGAGACAAAAGCTTTCCATTTGGTAAAAAAAGATTTAAAAAAATTTTAGAAGAGAATTATAATTTACCTTTTGCAGACCAACAAGAGATATTATTATACGATATGCAAGCTTATCAAGGTGAGGAAGAAAGAAACGATGATATTACTATTGTTGGTATTAAAATATAA
- a CDS encoding response regulator — MKFLVVDDSKIARSRICDYIKELGYEVLDEACDGIEAIEKYKKLLPSVITIDLEMPNMKGIEASKEILRLNPKINIILITSIVDKKEVINALKIGIKKVIQKPFTFEYFAQEINKLKKGASL; from the coding sequence TTGAAATTTTTAGTTGTAGATGATTCTAAAATCGCACGAAGTAGAATTTGTGATTATATTAAAGAACTTGGATATGAAGTTCTCGATGAAGCTTGTGATGGTATTGAAGCAATTGAAAAATATAAAAAATTACTTCCAAGTGTTATTACTATTGATTTAGAAATGCCAAATATGAAAGGAATTGAAGCTTCAAAAGAGATATTAAGATTAAATCCTAAAATAAATATTATTTTGATAACATCAATTGTTGATAAAAAAGAAGTGATAAATGCACTTAAAATTGGGATTAAAAAAGTTATTCAAAAACCTTTTACCTTTGAATATTTTGCACAAGAAATAAATAAATTAAAAAAAGGAGCTTCTCTGTGA
- a CDS encoding SiaB family protein kinase — translation MNISTIQEIVKKDGIVFLTYGGFLSQALISGMTEALEKEAKQSDLNMGDANNIFIIFIELAQNMMNYSKTKSKDNNDLASEGLIVVGKDNELNYYIHSQNVVGKEDKEKIEPKLKEILTLDKEEIKRMYRELRKSGKNTHGKGGGIGFYEIAKRCDKINYEFIEINENKFYFHFKAEVATK, via the coding sequence GTGAATATAAGTACTATACAAGAAATAGTAAAAAAAGATGGAATAGTATTTTTAACATATGGTGGTTTTTTATCACAAGCATTAATTTCAGGTATGACAGAAGCCCTTGAAAAAGAAGCAAAACAAAGTGATTTAAATATGGGAGATGCCAATAATATTTTTATTATATTTATTGAACTTGCACAAAATATGATGAATTATTCTAAAACAAAATCAAAAGATAATAATGACTTAGCATCGGAGGGATTAATAGTTGTTGGCAAAGATAATGAATTAAACTATTATATTCATAGCCAAAATGTTGTTGGAAAAGAAGATAAAGAAAAAATTGAACCTAAATTAAAAGAGATATTAACTTTAGATAAGGAAGAGATTAAAAGAATGTACAGAGAGTTACGAAAAAGTGGGAAAAATACACATGGGAAAGGTGGGGGAATTGGATTTTACGAAATAGCAAAAAGATGTGATAAAATTAATTATGAATTTATAGAGATAAATGAAAATAAATTTTATTTTCATTTTAAAGCTGAAGTAGCAACTAAATAA
- a CDS encoding DUF1987 domain-containing protein: MENIKIEATRYTPEILMDKDTGIISIVGKSYPENTFEFYEQVMKWMSKYFKEAAKDKTIINLEIIYFNSSSSKLFFDLFDLLEEANANNKIEINWFYHEDNESALEAGEDFKEDFENLEFNLIKKQ, from the coding sequence ATGGAAAATATAAAAATTGAAGCTACTAGATACACACCAGAAATATTGATGGATAAAGATACCGGTATAATATCTATAGTAGGAAAATCATACCCTGAAAATACATTTGAATTTTATGAACAAGTTATGAAATGGATGAGTAAATATTTTAAAGAAGCTGCAAAAGATAAAACTATTATTAATCTTGAAATAATTTATTTTAATTCTAGTAGTTCAAAATTATTTTTTGATCTTTTTGATTTATTAGAAGAGGCAAACGCGAATAATAAAATAGAAATAAATTGGTTTTATCATGAAGATAATGAATCTGCACTAGAAGCTGGTGAAGATTTTAAAGAAGATTTTGAGAATTTAGAATTTAACTTAATAAAAAAACAATAA
- a CDS encoding HD-GYP domain-containing protein gives MEEISENKLIQEIEDLKKSFNETTSKLIKDIRRHDKIMARSDKRQQIEYDELQTKLQEIEALSKEIEDTQREVVFTMGAIGESRSKETGNHVKRVAEYSKILALHYGLSQDEAELLKQASPMHDIGKVAIPDAILNKPGRFEEDERIIMNTHAQVGFEMLKHSNRKLLKAASIVAYEHHEKWNGKGYPRGLKGEEIHIYGRITALADVFDALGSDRCYKKAWDDEKIFNFFKEERAQHFDPKLIDIFFENLDKFLKVREDLKDKF, from the coding sequence ATGGAAGAGATTAGTGAAAATAAACTTATACAAGAAATAGAAGATTTAAAAAAAAGTTTTAATGAAACAACAAGTAAGCTAATAAAAGACATTAGAAGACATGATAAAATCATGGCTAGAAGTGATAAAAGACAACAAATCGAATATGATGAACTTCAAACAAAATTACAAGAAATTGAAGCGTTAAGTAAAGAGATAGAAGATACACAAAGAGAAGTTGTTTTTACAATGGGTGCAATTGGAGAAAGCCGTTCAAAAGAGACTGGAAACCATGTAAAAAGAGTTGCTGAATACTCAAAGATATTGGCTTTACATTATGGATTATCGCAAGATGAAGCTGAACTATTAAAACAAGCAAGCCCAATGCATGATATAGGAAAAGTTGCAATTCCTGATGCTATTTTAAATAAGCCAGGTCGATTTGAGGAAGATGAACGAATAATTATGAATACTCACGCTCAAGTGGGCTTTGAAATGCTTAAACATTCAAATAGGAAGTTATTAAAAGCAGCTTCAATTGTAGCTTATGAACATCATGAAAAATGGAATGGAAAAGGATATCCAAGAGGTTTGAAAGGTGAAGAGATTCATATTTATGGAAGAATAACAGCACTTGCAGATGTTTTTGATGCGCTGGGAAGTGATAGATGTTATAAAAAGGCATGGGATGATGAAAAAATATTTAATTTTTTCAAAGAAGAAAGAGCCCAACATTTTGATCCAAAACTTATAGATATTTTTTTTGAAAATTTAGATAAATTCTTAAAAGTTAGAGAAGATTTAAAAGATAAATTTTAA
- a CDS encoding glutamine--tRNA ligase/YqeY domain fusion protein, with product MSEHKDFLRTIVDEDLKSGKYKKIITRFPPEPNGFPHIGHAKSICINFGIARDYNGYCNLRMDDTNPTTEDTKYVEALKDAVKWLGFDWNDDVYFTSDYFPKIYDYAVELVKMGKAYVDSLNEEEIREYRGTVNEAGRRSIYAERSIEENLDLLERMKKGEFKEGEHILRAKIDMSAANMKMRDPLLYRIRHAHHFRTQDEWCIYPMYDFAHCLSDYIEGVSHSICTLEFENNRDIYDWVLDTLNLVPPRPYQHEFARLGINYTVMSKRKLLELVNGNYVNGWDDPRLPTIAGYKRRGYTPESILNFCDQIGIAKANSMVDVSQLEFCIRDDLNTKVPRVMCVLEPLKVTIENYEGSEEIEASYYPHDVPKEGSRKIPFSKVIYIEREDFEENPPKDYNRLTLEQPVRLRHAYIITCKEIIKDANGNIVEIKAEYNPTSKSGSDTSGIKVKSAIQWVDAAQAKEIEVRLYDRLYSCEAPDGLEDLNPNSLHIIKNALVEPAVITDSADVRFQFERQGYFYADPIDYTNEKPVFNKIVGLKDSWAKKTKVVENIDKTEVISKQETKNLQVIGEVAPMSENQKALFDKYTNELNLNSEVSNILARDEKLSSFYEETLSKLNSPVSIANIVVNEVAKELKEKQANELKFTASQIAELIKMVDDEIISNKIAKQIFEEMSQTGVNPSKIVEDKGLVQISDPSIILPIIDEIISKNPDNVEKFKAGNTKLLGFFVGQVLKATGGKANPQVINELVAEKLK from the coding sequence ATGAGTGAGCACAAAGATTTTTTACGTACAATAGTTGACGAGGACTTAAAGTCTGGCAAATATAAAAAAATAATTACAAGATTTCCTCCAGAACCAAATGGATTCCCACATATAGGACATGCAAAATCTATCTGCATAAATTTTGGTATTGCACGTGATTATAATGGTTATTGTAACCTTAGAATGGATGATACTAATCCAACTACTGAAGACACAAAATATGTTGAAGCACTTAAAGATGCTGTAAAATGGCTTGGTTTTGACTGGAATGATGATGTATATTTCACTTCTGATTATTTTCCTAAAATATATGATTATGCTGTTGAACTTGTTAAAATGGGTAAAGCATATGTTGATAGTCTTAATGAAGAAGAGATTAGAGAATACAGAGGAACTGTTAACGAAGCTGGTCGTAGAAGTATTTACGCAGAGCGTTCTATTGAAGAAAACCTTGACTTACTTGAGAGAATGAAAAAAGGTGAGTTCAAAGAAGGTGAACATATCCTAAGAGCTAAAATAGATATGAGTGCAGCGAATATGAAAATGAGAGATCCACTTTTATATAGAATCAGGCATGCACACCATTTTAGAACACAAGATGAATGGTGTATTTATCCTATGTATGACTTTGCACATTGTTTATCTGATTATATTGAGGGAGTTTCTCACTCTATTTGTACACTAGAATTTGAAAATAATCGTGATATTTACGATTGGGTATTAGATACACTTAATCTTGTTCCACCAAGACCTTATCAACATGAATTTGCACGTTTAGGTATAAACTATACTGTTATGAGTAAAAGAAAACTTTTAGAACTTGTAAATGGTAACTATGTAAATGGTTGGGACGATCCTAGACTTCCAACAATTGCTGGATATAAAAGAAGAGGTTATACACCTGAGTCTATATTAAACTTCTGTGACCAAATTGGAATTGCAAAAGCAAACTCGATGGTTGATGTTTCTCAACTTGAATTTTGTATAAGAGATGATTTAAATACAAAAGTTCCAAGAGTTATGTGTGTACTTGAGCCACTTAAAGTAACTATTGAAAATTATGAAGGAAGTGAAGAGATTGAAGCTTCATATTATCCACATGATGTACCTAAAGAGGGTTCAAGAAAAATACCTTTTTCAAAAGTGATTTATATTGAAAGAGAAGATTTTGAAGAAAATCCTCCAAAAGATTACAACCGTTTAACGCTTGAGCAACCTGTACGTTTAAGACATGCATATATCATCACTTGTAAAGAGATAATAAAAGATGCAAATGGAAATATTGTTGAGATAAAAGCAGAATATAACCCTACTTCAAAAAGTGGTTCAGATACAAGTGGTATCAAAGTTAAAAGTGCAATCCAATGGGTTGATGCAGCACAAGCAAAAGAAATCGAAGTAAGACTATATGACAGATTATACTCTTGCGAAGCTCCTGATGGACTAGAAGATTTAAACCCTAATTCATTACACATTATCAAAAATGCACTTGTTGAGCCAGCTGTTATCACGGATAGTGCAGATGTTAGATTCCAATTTGAAAGACAAGGGTATTTTTATGCTGACCCAATTGATTATACAAATGAAAAACCAGTATTTAATAAAATTGTAGGATTAAAAGATTCTTGGGCTAAAAAAACAAAAGTAGTTGAAAATATAGATAAAACAGAAGTAATATCTAAACAAGAAACTAAGAATTTACAAGTTATTGGTGAAGTTGCACCTATGAGTGAAAATCAAAAAGCATTATTTGATAAATATACAAATGAACTTAATCTAAATAGTGAAGTATCAAATATTCTTGCACGTGATGAAAAACTTTCATCATTCTATGAAGAAACATTATCAAAGCTTAATAGCCCTGTTTCAATTGCAAATATTGTAGTAAATGAAGTAGCAAAAGAACTAAAAGAAAAACAAGCCAATGAACTAAAATTTACAGCATCTCAAATAGCTGAACTTATCAAAATGGTAGATGATGAAATAATTTCAAATAAAATTGCAAAACAAATATTTGAAGAGATGAGTCAAACAGGAGTAAATCCTTCAAAAATAGTTGAAGATAAAGGTTTAGTTCAAATAAGTGACCCAAGCATTATTTTACCTATTATTGATGAAATCATTTCAAAAAATCCAGACAATGTAGAAAAATTCAAAGCAGGAAATACAAAACTGTTAGGCTTTTTTGTAGGACAAGTTTTAAAAGCTACGGGTGGGAAAGCAAATCCACAAGTTATTAATGAGCTTGTGGCTGAGAAGTTGAAATAA
- a CDS encoding radical SAM protein — protein MSYSNSIIFGPIPSRRFGISLGIDLSPSKKQCNFDCLYCELEGAKTVDKMDEYPSVENIINEIKNSFEMHPKIDVITLTANGEPTLYPKLDELITEINKIKANTKTLILSNGSTIYKKEIYDALLKIDIVKLSLDCISEKCFKKLDRVNSSVETQKIVPAMIDFSKQTKNDLVLEILFVKDLNDKIEEIELLNKAINQIKPKRVDIGTIDRPPAYEVKPVTYEFLENVASEFKNINVNIVYKNRPKSMQTYSEDEIIKMLKRRPLTAEDIENMFDNQSKMTLNDLIKNKIITLINSSGVEFYKNLKK, from the coding sequence ATGTCATATTCAAATTCTATTATTTTTGGACCAATTCCCTCAAGAAGATTTGGTATATCTTTAGGTATTGATTTATCTCCTTCAAAAAAACAGTGTAATTTTGATTGTTTATATTGTGAATTAGAAGGCGCTAAAACAGTTGATAAAATGGATGAATATCCAAGTGTTGAAAATATTATTAACGAGATTAAAAATAGCTTCGAAATGCATCCTAAAATAGATGTTATAACACTAACAGCAAATGGTGAACCAACTTTATATCCCAAATTAGATGAATTGATTACTGAAATCAATAAAATCAAAGCAAATACAAAAACTCTGATTTTATCAAATGGAAGTACTATATATAAAAAAGAGATTTACGATGCTCTTTTAAAAATTGATATTGTAAAACTATCCCTTGATTGTATAAGTGAAAAATGTTTCAAAAAACTTGATAGGGTAAATAGTAGTGTTGAAACACAAAAAATAGTTCCTGCGATGATAGATTTTTCAAAACAAACAAAAAATGATTTAGTATTAGAGATTTTATTTGTAAAAGATTTAAATGACAAAATAGAAGAGATAGAGTTGCTTAATAAAGCGATAAATCAAATTAAGCCTAAGAGAGTAGATATAGGAACAATTGACAGACCACCAGCTTATGAGGTGAAACCTGTAACTTATGAATTTTTGGAAAATGTTGCTAGTGAGTTTAAAAATATTAATGTAAATATTGTTTACAAAAATAGACCAAAATCAATGCAAACATACTCAGAAGATGAAATAATTAAAATGCTAAAAAGAAGACCATTAACTGCTGAAGATATAGAAAACATGTTTGATAATCAATCAAAAATGACTTTAAATGACTTAATAAAAAACAAGATAATAACGCTTATAAATAGCAGTGGAGTTGAATTTTATAAAAATTTAAAGAAATAG